A DNA window from Candidatus Protochlamydia naegleriophila contains the following coding sequences:
- a CDS encoding chemotaxis protein CheB, which produces MIPYPIEVLIVDDSPSSQELLSFIIKSDPELALQACVKNEKMGLDCLKRLAPAVIVINSALAARDRFKAIHYYMQTKPTSIIAICDNLLEKTLASNFQAICAGAIDVLEKPASFKDPHYAVHAQAIIQAIKMAAQVKWPSQHHETSFSTLAAAAQQEAIEEFVKLPKIEAIAIGASLGGPQALGAILSLIPKNFPIPFFVVQHISAGFTKGLVDWLQGMTSLQVQLTKDRTFAKPGSVYVAPEHFHMEIRKGGLIRLVDSLPEKGIRPSVGHLFRSIAHTYGSKGIGIILTGMGKDGGEDLLKMKQTGALTIAQDPLTSLLFGMPKEAIAIKAAKHVMSLQQIAALLKLIAKRPI; this is translated from the coding sequence ATGATCCCTTATCCTATTGAAGTGTTGATCGTCGATGACTCTCCCTCTTCTCAAGAACTTCTTTCTTTTATCATCAAATCAGACCCCGAACTTGCGCTCCAGGCTTGCGTCAAGAATGAAAAAATGGGCTTAGACTGTTTAAAACGGCTTGCCCCTGCTGTCATTGTCATCAATAGCGCTTTGGCAGCGAGAGATCGCTTTAAGGCGATTCATTATTACATGCAAACTAAGCCCACATCAATCATTGCAATTTGCGACAATCTTTTAGAAAAGACGCTCGCCAGCAATTTTCAAGCCATTTGTGCAGGTGCCATAGACGTCCTGGAAAAACCCGCCAGCTTTAAAGATCCTCACTATGCAGTTCATGCACAGGCGATTATACAAGCCATTAAAATGGCCGCTCAGGTAAAATGGCCGTCTCAACACCATGAAACATCTTTTTCGACTTTGGCTGCAGCCGCGCAGCAAGAAGCTATTGAAGAGTTCGTGAAGCTTCCTAAAATCGAGGCAATTGCTATTGGAGCATCTCTTGGAGGGCCGCAAGCCCTAGGAGCCATTTTATCCCTCATCCCCAAAAACTTTCCGATTCCTTTTTTTGTTGTTCAGCACATCTCTGCAGGCTTTACCAAAGGGCTTGTTGATTGGCTTCAAGGGATGACTTCACTCCAAGTCCAATTGACAAAAGACCGGACATTTGCCAAGCCCGGCTCTGTCTATGTTGCCCCGGAGCACTTTCACATGGAAATTCGCAAAGGTGGCCTTATTCGCCTCGTTGATTCTTTACCAGAAAAAGGCATTCGCCCCTCAGTGGGCCATCTCTTTCGCTCCATAGCCCACACCTATGGATCTAAAGGAATTGGAATTATTTTAACCGGCATGGGTAAGGATGGCGGTGAAGACCTATTGAAAATGAAGCAAACGGGAGCTTTAACCATCGCACAAGATCCTCTGACAAGTCTTCTTTTTGGAATGCCAAAAGAAGCCATTGCCATCAAGGCGGCTAAACACGTGATGTCTTTGCAGCAGATTGCAGCACTGTTAAAATTAATCGCCAAACGTCCGATTTAG
- a CDS encoding host attachment protein, whose product MMKKNSWLLVANCSIARIYKVEKQKSLIEVETLEHPESRLHNRDLVSDKPGRDFESVGFARHSLEPHSTPKQNEFNLFAKELASYLESARNNGEFDRLYIAAGPTLLGLLRQSLDAATMKLVSGEVDKDMTQMKPDEIVSHFPFIF is encoded by the coding sequence ATGATGAAAAAAAACTCATGGTTGCTTGTCGCTAATTGCAGCATAGCGCGCATTTACAAAGTTGAGAAACAGAAGTCTTTAATAGAAGTTGAGACGCTTGAGCATCCTGAAAGCCGCCTCCACAACCGAGATCTTGTTTCAGACAAGCCTGGCCGCGACTTTGAAAGCGTTGGATTCGCCCGCCACAGTCTCGAACCGCATTCAACTCCTAAGCAAAATGAATTTAATTTATTTGCCAAAGAATTAGCTTCTTATTTGGAAAGCGCCCGCAATAATGGTGAATTTGACCGTCTTTACATCGCGGCAGGGCCAACATTATTAGGCTTATTGAGACAATCTCTCGATGCAGCGACGATGAAACTGGTTAGCGGCGAAGTAGATAAAGATATGACGCAAATGAAACCCGATGAAATCGTCTCTCATTTTCCCTTTATATTTTAG